One genomic region from Prionailurus bengalensis isolate Pbe53 chromosome C1, Fcat_Pben_1.1_paternal_pri, whole genome shotgun sequence encodes:
- the LOC122479650 gene encoding late cornified envelope protein 3A-like produces MSCQQSQQQCQPPSTCPPSPKCPPKSPAQCLPPASSSCAPGSGGSCDPSSGVDCCLGHLRHHGSHGCRRHSSSSCDGGSALQSGGSGCGHGSVGGC; encoded by the coding sequence ATGTCCTGCCAGCAGAGCCAGCAGCAGTGCCAGCCTCCTTCCACGTGCCCCCCATCGCCCAAGTGCCCCCCGAagagcccagcacagtgcttgcccccagcctcctccagctGTGCTCCAGGCTCCGGGGGCAGCTGTGACCCCAGCTCCGGGGTTGACTGCTGCCTAGGCCACCTCAGGCACCATGGATCCCATGGATGCCGGCGCCACAGCTCCAGCTCCTGTGATGGTGGCAGTGCGCTGCAGTCCGGGGGCTCTGGGTGCGGCCATGGCTCTGTGGGTGGTTGCTGA
- the LOC122479652 gene encoding late cornified envelope protein 3D-like, whose translation MSCQQSQQQCQPPSTCPPSPKCPPKSPAQCLPPASSSCAPGSGGSCGPSSGGDCCLSHRRRHGSHGCRRHSSSSCDGGSALQSGGSGCGHGSVGGC comes from the coding sequence ATGTCCTGCCAGCAGAGCCAGCAGCAGTGCCAGCCTCCTTCCACGTGCCCCCCATCGCCCAAGTGCCCCCCGAagagcccagcacagtgcttgcccccagcctcctccagctGTGCTCCAGGCTCCGGGGGCAGCTGTGGCCCCAGCTCTGGGGGTGACTGCTGCCTGAGCCACCGCAGGCGCCACGGATCCCATGGATGCCGGCGCCACAGCTCCAGCTCCTGTGATGGTGGCAGTGCGCTGCAGTCCGGGGGCTCTGGGTGTGGCCATGGCTCTGTGGGTGGTTGCTGA
- the LOC122479653 gene encoding late cornified envelope protein 3D-like: protein MSYGQSQQQCRPPPKCPPRKAQHSPRPQPPPTVLQSPRAAVASSSRGGCCLGHRKRHGSRGCRRHSSDSCDSCGGGLQSGGSGCGHGSGGGC from the coding sequence ATGTCCTACGGGCAGAGCCAGCAGCAGTGCCGGCCCCCTCCCAAGTGCCCCCCCCGAAAAGCCCAGCACAGTCCTCGCCCCCAGCCCCCGCCAACTGTGCTCCAGTCTCCGAGGGCGGCTGTGGCCAGCAGCTCCAGAGGTGGCTGCTGCCTGGGTCACCGCAAGCGCCACGGATCCCGTGGATGCCGGCGCCACAGCTCCGACTCCTGTGACTCCTGTGGCGGTGGGCTGCAGTCCGGGGGTTCCGGGTGTGGCCATGGCTCTGGGGGCGGCTGCTGA